From the Manis javanica isolate MJ-LG chromosome 13, MJ_LKY, whole genome shotgun sequence genome, one window contains:
- the DOHH gene encoding deoxyhypusine hydroxylase, translating into MVTEQEVDAIGQMLVDPKQPLQARFRALFTLRGLGGPGAIAWISQAFSDNSALLKHELAYCLGQMQDARAIPVLLAVLRDCHQEPMVRHEAGEALGAIGDPGVLDVLKQYCADPVVEVAETCQLAVGRLEWLQQRGREPVAAGPYLSVDPAPPAEERDVGRLREALLDEARPLFDRYRAMFALRDAGGEEAALALAEGLRCGSALFRHEIGYVLGQLQHEAAVPQLVASLAQPAESPMVRHECAEALGAIAQPACLAALRAHVADPERVVRESCEVALDMYEYQTGPAFQYADGLEQLCPPPPGAAPRPPPQGPNV; encoded by the exons ATGGTGACCGAGCAGGAGGTGGACGCCATTGGGCAGATGCTGGTGGACCCCAAGCAGCCCCTGCAGGCTCGCTTCAGGGCGCTCTTCACCCTGCGAGGGCTCGGGGGTCCGGGAGCCATCGCCTGGATCAGCCAGGCCTTCAGCGACAACTCCGCCCTGCTCAAGCATGAGCTGGCCTACTGCCTGGGCCAGATGCAGGATGCCCGGGCCATCCCTGTGCTGCTGGCGGTGCTGCGCGACTGCCACCAGGAGCCCATGGTGCGCCACGAGGCGG GGGAGGCCCTGGGGGCCATCGGGGACCCAGGAGTCCTGGACGTCCTGAAGCAGTACTGCGCTGACCCTGTGGTCGAG GTGGCCGAGACGTGCCAGCTGGCTGTTGGGCGGCTGGAGTGGCTGCAGCAGCGTGGCAGGGAGCCAGTGGCAGCAGGGCCCTACCTGTCGGTGGACCCGGCCCCACCCGCAGAGGAGCGCGATGTGGGGCGGCTGCGGGAGGCGCTGCTGGACGAGGCCAGGCCGCTCTTCGACCGCTACCGAGCCATGTTCGCCCTGCGTGACGCCGGGGGCGAGGAGGCGGCGCTGGCACTGGCCGAAG GCCTGCGCTGCGGCAGTGCCCTCTTCCGCCACGAGATCGGCTATGTCCTGGGCCAGCTGCAGCACGAGGCGGCAGTGCCCCAGCTGGTGGCCTCCCTGGCGCAGCCGGCCGAGAGCCCCATGGTGCGGCACGAGTGTGCCGAGGCCCTGGGGGCCATCGCCCAGCCCGCCTGCCTGGCCGCCCTGCGGGCCCACGTGGCTGACCCCGAGCGCGTGGTGCGGGAGAGCTGCGAGGTGGCCCTGGACATGTACGAGTACCAGACGGGGCCAGCCTTCCAGTACGCTGATGGGCTGGAGCAGCTGTGCCCACCGCCCCCTGGAGCCGCCCCCCGCCCTCCCCCGCAGGGCCCCAACGTGTAG
- the FZR1 gene encoding fizzy-related protein homolog isoform X1 codes for MDQDYERRLLRQIVIQNENTMPGVAEMRRTLTPANSPVSSPSKHGDRFIPSRAGANWSVNFHRINENEKSPSQNRKAKDATSDSGKDGLAYSALLKNELLGAGIEKVQDPQTEDRRLQPSTPERKGLFTYSLSTKRSSPDDGNDVSPYSLSPVSNKSQKLLRSPRKPTRKISKIPFKVLDAPELQDDFYLNLVDWSSLNVLSVGLGTCVYLWSACTSQVTRLCDLSVEGDSVTSVGWSERGNLVAVGTHKGFVQIWDAAAGKKLSMLEGHTARVGALAWNADQLSSGSRDRMILQRDIRTPPVQAERRLQGHRQEVCGLKWSTDHQLLASGGNDNKLLVWNHSSLSPVQQYTEHLAAVKAIAWSPHQHGLLASGGGTADRCIRFWNTLTGQPLQCIDTGSQVCNLAWSKHANELVSTHGYSQNQILVWKYPSLTQVAKLTGHSYRVLYLAMSPDGEAIVTGAGDETLRFWNVFSKTRSTKESVSVLNLFTRIR; via the exons atgGACCAGGACTATGAGCGGCGCCTCCTCCGGCAGATTGTCATCCAGAATGAGAACACAATGCCAGGT GTGGCGGAGATGCGGCGAACCCTGACGCCCGCCAACTCCCCCGTGTCCTCCCCCAGCAAACACGGAGACCGCTTCATCCCCTCGAGGGCCGGCGCCAACTGGAGCGTGAACTTCCACCGGATCAAT GAGAACGAGAAGTCTCCCAGCCAGAACCGCAAAGCTAAGGATGCCACCTCGGACAGCGGCAAAG ACGGCCTGGCCTACTCGGCCCTGCTGAAGAACGAGCTGCTAGGAGCTGGCATCGAGAAGGTGCAGGACCCACAGACAGAGGACCGCAGGCTGCAGCCCTCCACGCCCGAGAGGAAGGGCCTCTTCACG TATTCCCTCAGCACCAAGCGCTCCAGCCCTGACGATGGCAACGACGTGTCTCCCTACTCCTTGTCCCCCGTCAGCAACAAAAG TCAGAAGCTACTGCGGTCACCACGGAAACCTACCCGCAAAATATCCAAGATCCCCTTCAAGGTCCTGGATGCGCCTGAACTGCAGGACGACTTCTACCTGAACCTGGTGGACTGGTCGTCTCTCAACGTGCTCAGCGTGGGGCTGGGGACCTGTGTGTACTTGTGGAGTGCCTGTACCAGCCAG GTGACCCGGCTCTGCGACCTCTCGGTGGAAGGGGACTCAGTGACCTCCGTGGGCTGGTCTGAGCGG GGGAACCTGGTGGCCGTCGGCACGCACAAGGGTTTCGTGCAGATCTGGGATGCAGCCGCAGGGAAGAAGCTGTCCATGCTGGAAGGCCACACGGCGCGTGTGG GGGCACTGGCCTGGAACGCCGATCAGCTCTCGTCTGGGAGCCGGGACCGCATGATCCTGCAGAGGGACATCCGTACCCCTCCTGTGCAGGCAGAACGACGGCTGCAGGGCCACCGACAGGAGGTGTGCGGGCTCAAGTGGTCCACAGACCACCAGCTCCTTGCCTCAGGGGGCAACGACAACAAG CTGCTTGTCTGGAACCACTCGAGCCTGAGCCCAGTGCAGCAGTACACGGAGCACCTGGCGGCCGTGAAGGCTATCGCCTGGTCCCCGCACCAGCACGGGCTGCTGGCCTCCGGCGGTGGCACAGCCGACCGCTGCATCCGCTTCTGGAACACGCTCACGGGGCAGCCGCTGCAGTGCATCGACACGGGCTCCCAGGTGTGCAACCTGGCCTGGTCCAAGCATGCCAACGAACTG GTGAGCACACACGGCTATTCGCAGAACCAGATCCTGGTCTGGAAGTACCCGTCCCTGACCCAGGTGGCCAAGCTCACCGGGCACTCCTACCGAGTACTGTACCTG GCCATGTCCCCGGATGGAGAGGCCATCGTCACTGGTGCTGGAGATGAGACCCTGAGGTTCTGGAACGTCTTCAGCAAAACCCGCTCGACCAAG GAGTCCGTGTCAGTCCTCAACCTATTCACCAGGATCCGGTGA
- the FZR1 gene encoding fizzy-related protein homolog isoform X2, whose amino-acid sequence MSGASSGRLSSRMRTQCQVKHGDRFIPSRAGANWSVNFHRINENEKSPSQNRKAKDATSDSGKDGLAYSALLKNELLGAGIEKVQDPQTEDRRLQPSTPERKGLFTYSLSTKRSSPDDGNDVSPYSLSPVSNKSQKLLRSPRKPTRKISKIPFKVLDAPELQDDFYLNLVDWSSLNVLSVGLGTCVYLWSACTSQVTRLCDLSVEGDSVTSVGWSERGNLVAVGTHKGFVQIWDAAAGKKLSMLEGHTARVGALAWNADQLSSGSRDRMILQRDIRTPPVQAERRLQGHRQEVCGLKWSTDHQLLASGGNDNKLLVWNHSSLSPVQQYTEHLAAVKAIAWSPHQHGLLASGGGTADRCIRFWNTLTGQPLQCIDTGSQVCNLAWSKHANELVSTHGYSQNQILVWKYPSLTQVAKLTGHSYRVLYLAMSPDGEAIVTGAGDETLRFWNVFSKTRSTKESVSVLNLFTRIR is encoded by the exons ATGAGCGGCGCCTCCTCCGGCAGATTGTCATCCAGAATGAGAACACAATGCCAGGT CAAACACGGAGACCGCTTCATCCCCTCGAGGGCCGGCGCCAACTGGAGCGTGAACTTCCACCGGATCAAT GAGAACGAGAAGTCTCCCAGCCAGAACCGCAAAGCTAAGGATGCCACCTCGGACAGCGGCAAAG ACGGCCTGGCCTACTCGGCCCTGCTGAAGAACGAGCTGCTAGGAGCTGGCATCGAGAAGGTGCAGGACCCACAGACAGAGGACCGCAGGCTGCAGCCCTCCACGCCCGAGAGGAAGGGCCTCTTCACG TATTCCCTCAGCACCAAGCGCTCCAGCCCTGACGATGGCAACGACGTGTCTCCCTACTCCTTGTCCCCCGTCAGCAACAAAAG TCAGAAGCTACTGCGGTCACCACGGAAACCTACCCGCAAAATATCCAAGATCCCCTTCAAGGTCCTGGATGCGCCTGAACTGCAGGACGACTTCTACCTGAACCTGGTGGACTGGTCGTCTCTCAACGTGCTCAGCGTGGGGCTGGGGACCTGTGTGTACTTGTGGAGTGCCTGTACCAGCCAG GTGACCCGGCTCTGCGACCTCTCGGTGGAAGGGGACTCAGTGACCTCCGTGGGCTGGTCTGAGCGG GGGAACCTGGTGGCCGTCGGCACGCACAAGGGTTTCGTGCAGATCTGGGATGCAGCCGCAGGGAAGAAGCTGTCCATGCTGGAAGGCCACACGGCGCGTGTGG GGGCACTGGCCTGGAACGCCGATCAGCTCTCGTCTGGGAGCCGGGACCGCATGATCCTGCAGAGGGACATCCGTACCCCTCCTGTGCAGGCAGAACGACGGCTGCAGGGCCACCGACAGGAGGTGTGCGGGCTCAAGTGGTCCACAGACCACCAGCTCCTTGCCTCAGGGGGCAACGACAACAAG CTGCTTGTCTGGAACCACTCGAGCCTGAGCCCAGTGCAGCAGTACACGGAGCACCTGGCGGCCGTGAAGGCTATCGCCTGGTCCCCGCACCAGCACGGGCTGCTGGCCTCCGGCGGTGGCACAGCCGACCGCTGCATCCGCTTCTGGAACACGCTCACGGGGCAGCCGCTGCAGTGCATCGACACGGGCTCCCAGGTGTGCAACCTGGCCTGGTCCAAGCATGCCAACGAACTG GTGAGCACACACGGCTATTCGCAGAACCAGATCCTGGTCTGGAAGTACCCGTCCCTGACCCAGGTGGCCAAGCTCACCGGGCACTCCTACCGAGTACTGTACCTG GCCATGTCCCCGGATGGAGAGGCCATCGTCACTGGTGCTGGAGATGAGACCCTGAGGTTCTGGAACGTCTTCAGCAAAACCCGCTCGACCAAG GAGTCCGTGTCAGTCCTCAACCTATTCACCAGGATCCGGTGA
- the TEKTIP1 gene encoding tektin bundle-interacting protein 1 isoform X2: MQTLGWAAAWPYVPRRTLEVDFPAPLYSDDYLSQEGPRWAPVIKQATGWSYTPMGRDASGQLWSTGLTNSESREAWYTLPRAPDSPYRKAYACWHGCYSHRERNMPSAYTQRLRETAWHDPIIPAQYRAPSTRWGSTRWTDRPSRGKEYAVNRHRYGTEPLWQASDYVPALSVPQRPCYTTQNYQQWALEPYCPSTNQRPPHSSPPTHW, from the exons ATGCAGACACTTGGGTGGGCGGCTGCCTGGCCCTACGTGCCCCGCAGGACCCTTGAAGTGGACTTCCCAGCACCTCTCTACAG CGATGACTACCTGTCCCAGGAGGGGCCTCGCTGGGCGCCAGTCATCAAGCAGGCAACAGGCTGGAGTTACACACCCATGGGACGCGATGCCTCCGGCCAGCTGTGGTCCACTGGCCTGACCAACTCGGAATCCCGGGAAGCCTGGTACACGCTCCCACGGGCCCCGGACAGCCCCTACCGCAAGGCTTACGCCTGCTGGCATGGATGCTACAGCCACCGGGAGCGGAACATGCCCTCGG CCTACACCCAGCGCCTCCGGGAGACCGCCTGGCACGATCCCATCATCCCTGCCCAGTACAGAGCCCCCAGCACGCGGTGGGGGAGCACGCGGTGGACAGACAGGCCCAGCCGGGGCAAGGAATATG CAGTCAACAGGCACCGATACGGGACGGAGCCGCTGTGGCAGGCGTCTGACTACGTGCCAGCACTGTCGGTGCCCCAGCGCCCATGCTACACCACCCAGAACTACCAGCAGTGGGCCCTGGAGCCCTACTGCCCCTCCACCAACCAGCGGCCCCCGCACAGCTCCCCACCTACTCACTGGTAA
- the TEKTIP1 gene encoding tektin bundle-interacting protein 1 isoform X1, with amino-acid sequence MQTLGWAAAWPYVPRRTLEVDFPAPLYRSAPTPVPGAAGPGFSDDYLSQEGPRWAPVIKQATGWSYTPMGRDASGQLWSTGLTNSESREAWYTLPRAPDSPYRKAYACWHGCYSHRERNMPSAYTQRLRETAWHDPIIPAQYRAPSTRWGSTRWTDRPSRGKEYAVNRHRYGTEPLWQASDYVPALSVPQRPCYTTQNYQQWALEPYCPSTNQRPPHSSPPTHW; translated from the exons ATGCAGACACTTGGGTGGGCGGCTGCCTGGCCCTACGTGCCCCGCAGGACCCTTGAAGTGGACTTCCCAGCACCTCTCTACAGGTCAGCACCCACACCTGTGCCAGGCGCCGCTGGTCCGGGCTTCAG CGATGACTACCTGTCCCAGGAGGGGCCTCGCTGGGCGCCAGTCATCAAGCAGGCAACAGGCTGGAGTTACACACCCATGGGACGCGATGCCTCCGGCCAGCTGTGGTCCACTGGCCTGACCAACTCGGAATCCCGGGAAGCCTGGTACACGCTCCCACGGGCCCCGGACAGCCCCTACCGCAAGGCTTACGCCTGCTGGCATGGATGCTACAGCCACCGGGAGCGGAACATGCCCTCGG CCTACACCCAGCGCCTCCGGGAGACCGCCTGGCACGATCCCATCATCCCTGCCCAGTACAGAGCCCCCAGCACGCGGTGGGGGAGCACGCGGTGGACAGACAGGCCCAGCCGGGGCAAGGAATATG CAGTCAACAGGCACCGATACGGGACGGAGCCGCTGTGGCAGGCGTCTGACTACGTGCCAGCACTGTCGGTGCCCCAGCGCCCATGCTACACCACCCAGAACTACCAGCAGTGGGCCCTGGAGCCCTACTGCCCCTCCACCAACCAGCGGCCCCCGCACAGCTCCCCACCTACTCACTGGTAA